A single window of Coffea eugenioides isolate CCC68of chromosome 7, Ceug_1.0, whole genome shotgun sequence DNA harbors:
- the LOC113776731 gene encoding uncharacterized protein K02A2.6-like, with protein sequence MTAPWPCSMWGMDVIGAIDLLASNGHRFILVAIEYFTKWVETESYKYVTKKVVTDFLRKHIICRFGVPETLITDNAKNLNNDMVDGLCEQLKIKHKNSSIYRPQINGAVEATNKNLKKIIQKLTERHRDWHEKLPYALMAYRTTIRTSGMETVLPAEVEIPSLRILMEAKLDETYWIKQRHEQLSLIDEKRLNAICHGQCYQRRVACAYNKKVTPRIFTEGDKVLKHILPVQEEAKGKFAPNWQGPFIVQRVLSGGALILAEIDGTESRFDARALGCLKLVISLVFDWLYCGDVNNVDEVITFGVWVKKHGKFYLDTSVESLVLVPDSRLVVLLA encoded by the exons ATGACTGCTCCCTGGCcatgttcaatgtggggtatggatgTGATTGGAGCCATTGACCTTCTtgcttcaaatggacatcgatttatcCTAGTGGCAATAGAATATTTCACCAAGTGGGTCGAAACTGAGTCTTACAAGTATGTGACTAAAAAGGTGGTGACAGACTTTCTAAGGAAGCACATCATTTGTCGTTTTGGTGTACCAGAGACGTTGATCACCGATAATGCCAAGAATCTCAACAATGATATGGTGGATGGGCTGTGCGAACAGCTCAAAATCAAGCATAAGAATTCCTCTATTTATAGACCACAGATAAATGGAGCTGTTGAGGCTACGaataagaatttgaagaagataattcaaaaattgactgaaaGACACCGTGATTGGCACGAGAAGCTCCCCTATGCATTAATGGCATATAGAACAACTATTCGGACTTCTGGAATGGAAACAGTGTTACCAGCTGAGGTCGAAATCCCTTCTTTGCGCATTTTAATGGAGGCCAAATTGGATGAAACTTATTGGATTAAACAACGTCATGAGCAATTGTCTTTAATCGATGAGAAGAGGTTAAATGCCATTTGTCATGGTCAATGCTATCAAAGGAGGGTGGCCTGTGCTTACAACAAGAAAGTCACACCACGAATATTCACAGAAGGAGATAAAGTGTTGAAACATATTTTGCCAGTACAAGAGGAAGCTAAGGGAAAGTTTGCACCAAATTGGCAAGGCCCTTTTATTGTCCAGAGAGTTTTGTCCGGTGGAGCGCTCATTCTTGCAGAAATAGATGG GACTGAGAGCCGCTTTGATGCTAGAGCTCTTGGTTGTTTGAAGCTTGTAATTTCTTTGGTGTTCGATTG GTTGTATTGTGGTGATGTTAACAACGTTGATGAAGTTATAACATTTGGGGTTTGG gTAAAGAAACATGGGAAATTTTATCTTGATACGTCAGTGGAAAGTTTGGTTTTGGTTCCTGATTCACGGTTGGTTGTTCTGCTTGCTTAA
- the LOC113776732 gene encoding uncharacterized protein LOC113776732, translating to MSTHPESSDRPATTSPFDLANLGAQLSEVFSRFNELSVEMMTQRRVIDQLVTGGASGEQQHESLPLAQSEPILLPYAQISVTSQAMNPPEEAFTYPTHGPPPIYAPNIQINPPHVQIPQNYPPITMSMPFESQGPHYYPTAEPFILNTAAQGKVEVGESSVPMDKNLLKRLDRFEEFIRKSQGVSKQGGLDYSELCLFPDMQLPMGFKAPKFSKYDGNGNPKTHLRMFANKLGKPIDDENLPVRLFPESLEGDALDWYSNLKPEDMKSWMDLSTAFMRQYEYNCELAPTRSTLEGTKRKPSEDHKTYAKRWRKLAAKIEPPMTENEIIRTFIKAHDPPYFEEIFRMTGCSFAEIVNKLEEYDEFIKAGKIVNVLALKSQVEAMQSQDSNNKKSQFKKREEEASFVSSRGPAFRPRFQQSPTYSPHYPHRPYLQPAYHTTINHPRPRPNYPNIPTTPYHTFPPNFQTRPRPPYHPKSTLPVNPNYNYHQATGTQDPARYRTFTNLGRPLDQLYEQLEAAGKIGAIPPKVYTKGVPPSYDPQSFCAYHSGAPGHSTANCWVLKHKIQDMIEAGDIILRGRGEQGPGVSKNPFPAYKDTAETIITDEEF from the coding sequence atgagtacccATCCAGAGTCATCTGATAGGCCTGCAACCACATCACCGTTTGACTTGGCGAATCTGGGAGCTCAGCTGAGTGAAGTTTTCAGCCGATTTAATGAGCTGAGCGTTGAAATGATGACCCAACGGCGCGTAATCGATCAATTGGTCACTGGAGGGGCTAGCGGTGAGCAGCAACATGAATCCTTACCCCTGGCCCAATCTGAACCAATACTTTTACCTTATGCTCAAATCTCTGTTACTTCACAAGCTATGAATCCACCTGAAGAAGCCTTTACATATCCCACTCATGGCCCACCACCTATTTATGCACCCAACATCCAAATTAACCCTCCTCATGTCCAAATTCCCCAAAATTATCCGCCAATTACTATGAGCATGCCATTCGAATCACAGGGACCTCATTATTATCCCACCGCTGAGCCATTCATCCTCAATACCGCCGCTCAAGGAAAAGTTGAAGTTGGGGAGTCATCTGTACCGATGGACAAGAACTTGCTAAAGAGATTAGATCGATTTGAGGAGTTTATAAGGAAAAGTCAAGGTGTGAGCAAGCAAGGAGGTCTAGACTACAGCGAACTATGCTTGTTTCCGGATATGCAATTGCCGATGGGTTTCAAAGCGCCCAAATTTAGCAAGTACGATGGAAATGGCAATCCCAAAACACACCTTCGGATGTTTGCAAACAAGCTAGGGAAGCCGATAGATGATGAGAATCTACCTGTGCGCCTATTTCCCGAGAGTCTAGAAGGTGACGCGTTGGATTGGTACTCCAATTTGAAGCCTGAGGATATGAAATCTTGGATGGATTTGTCAACCGCTTTTATGAGGCAGTATGAATACAATTGCGAGCTTGCTCCAACGAGGTCCACACTTGAGGGAACCAAAAGGAAGCCATCGGAGGACCACAAGACGTATGCAAAAAGATGGAGAAAATTGGCTGCCAAAATAGAGCCTCCCATGACTGAAAATGAGATTATTCGCACGTTCATCAAAGCTCATGACCCGCCCtattttgaggaaatttttcgaATGACTGGGTGTTCCTTTGCAGAGATTGTCAAtaaattggaagaatatgaCGAGTTTATAAAAGCAGGGAAAATTGTTAATGTTTTAGCTTTGAAGTCACAAGTGGAAGCAATGCAAAGTCAAGATAGCAATAACAAGAAATCCCAGttcaaaaagagagaagagGAAGCTTCGTTTGTCTCGAGCCGAGGCCCTGCTTTCCGACCTAGATTCCAGCAATCTCCCACCTATTCACCTCATTATCCACACCGACCATACCTTCAACCTGCTTATCATACCACTATTAACCATCCTCGACCTCGGCCAAATTACCCAAATATACCCACTACACCATATCATACTTTTCCACCTAACTTTCAAACCAGACCTCGCCCTCCTTATCATCCAAAATCCACTTTACCCGTCAACCCGAACTACAACTATCATCAAGCCACTGGCACCCAAGACCCGGCCCgatatagaacttttaccaatcTAGGTCGGCCCCTTGATCAACTATATGAGCAGCTCGAGGCCGCGGGGAAAATTGGTGCAATACCTCCCAAAGTTTATACTAAAGGAGTTCCCCCCAGTTATGATCCCCAATCtttttgtgcctatcattctggagctcctggaCATTCTACTGCCAATTGTTGGGttcttaaacataaaatccaagacatgattgaggccggaGACATAATTTTGAGAGGGAGAGGAGAACAAGGCCCAGGTGTTAGCAAAAACCCTTTTCCTGCGTACAAAGATACTGCAGAGACTATTATCACTGATGAAGAGTTTTGA